The following coding sequences are from one Psychrobacter sp. AH5 window:
- the hscA gene encoding Fe-S protein assembly chaperone HscA has product MSLLQIAEPNQSAKPHQHRFGLGIDLGTTRSLAAVVRSGKAQVLPAKDQTDTLLPSVVYYPTTGSPLVGYEALAHLPDDPKNTIISAKRFMGRSQADIKFSHPYELSGHKEDMPTFVTAQGEVSPVEVSARILAALNQRAQSALPADSIEGAVITVPAYFDEAQRQATKDAAQAAGINVLRLLNEPTAAAVAYGLDKPNKDNAESYYLIYDLGGGTFDVSILKLTDGVFEVLATGGNSALGGDDIDRLLTHWLIKQLGIDPADVSAHDKSILAQQAKAYKQALTDKTQVAIDLVINQQTFQGILRREDLLTIAQPVSRRTLSVCEQVLRDAKLAIEDLDEVILVGGSTRMPVIQETVAEFFGKEPLCRLNPDEVVALGAAQTANQLVNGSSDNSLLLLDVTPLSLGLETMGGLVEVLIPRNTPIPVKKRQVFTTYQDGQTGLVIHVVQGERETVDNCRSLGRFELYGIPSMKAGFARIEVTFSIDANGQLTVSAQETSTGTESQIEITPAYGLADEQKEQLLMAGFKHAEEDKNARSLIETKVEAERELLALQSAIIDFENLLTDDGKQALATQMQALQVALSSDNLAEIEAQQAKLKPLSDAFAASIMNQSVKTSMAGTSAKDW; this is encoded by the coding sequence ATGTCTTTATTGCAAATTGCTGAACCTAACCAAAGCGCCAAACCTCATCAACACCGTTTCGGCCTTGGAATTGATTTGGGTACCACGCGCTCATTGGCTGCGGTAGTACGTTCAGGTAAAGCGCAAGTGCTACCAGCAAAAGACCAGACTGATACTTTACTTCCCTCTGTGGTTTATTATCCTACTACTGGTAGCCCTTTAGTGGGTTATGAAGCGTTGGCTCATCTACCTGATGATCCAAAAAATACTATTATTTCAGCCAAGCGCTTTATGGGCCGAAGTCAGGCTGATATTAAGTTCTCGCATCCCTATGAGCTAAGCGGTCATAAAGAAGATATGCCCACGTTTGTAACCGCGCAAGGTGAAGTGTCTCCGGTTGAGGTCTCTGCTCGTATCTTGGCTGCCCTGAATCAGCGTGCTCAGAGTGCTTTACCTGCTGATAGTATCGAAGGCGCAGTAATAACCGTTCCAGCTTATTTTGATGAGGCTCAGCGCCAAGCGACCAAAGATGCAGCGCAAGCGGCTGGTATCAACGTGTTAAGACTGCTCAATGAGCCGACAGCAGCGGCCGTAGCTTATGGTCTAGACAAACCTAACAAAGATAATGCCGAAAGCTATTATCTAATTTATGATTTGGGTGGGGGTACTTTTGATGTCTCTATTCTCAAATTAACCGATGGGGTGTTTGAGGTGCTAGCGACTGGCGGTAATAGCGCGCTGGGGGGTGATGATATTGATCGCTTATTGACCCATTGGCTAATCAAGCAGCTTGGTATTGATCCTGCTGATGTTAGTGCTCATGATAAATCCATCTTAGCTCAGCAGGCCAAAGCTTATAAGCAGGCGCTGACCGATAAGACACAAGTGGCTATCGATTTAGTTATCAATCAGCAGACTTTTCAAGGTATCTTGCGCCGTGAGGATTTGCTAACGATTGCCCAGCCTGTCAGTCGCCGTACGCTGAGCGTCTGTGAACAAGTACTGCGCGACGCCAAATTAGCTATCGAAGATTTGGATGAAGTTATCTTGGTCGGCGGCTCTACTCGTATGCCGGTTATCCAAGAAACTGTAGCTGAATTTTTTGGTAAAGAGCCGCTTTGCCGTCTTAATCCTGACGAGGTAGTCGCGTTAGGAGCTGCACAAACTGCAAACCAATTGGTTAATGGCAGTAGTGATAATAGCCTACTACTCTTAGACGTTACGCCTTTATCGCTCGGCCTTGAGACTATGGGCGGTCTAGTTGAGGTGCTCATTCCGCGCAACACCCCTATTCCTGTTAAGAAACGTCAAGTTTTTACTACTTATCAAGACGGACAAACGGGACTTGTCATTCATGTGGTACAAGGTGAGCGCGAGACGGTAGATAATTGTCGCTCATTGGGCCGCTTCGAGCTTTATGGCATCCCATCAATGAAAGCAGGTTTTGCCCGTATTGAGGTGACTTTTAGTATAGATGCTAATGGTCAGTTAACTGTGAGCGCGCAAGAGACTAGTACCGGTACGGAGAGTCAAATTGAGATCACTCCAGCTTATGGATTAGCTGATGAGCAAAAAGAGCAATTGCTAATGGCAGGCTTCAAACATGCCGAAGAAGACAAGAATGCTCGCTCCTTAATTGAGACCAAAGTAGAAGCTGAGCGCGAGTTATTAGCTCTACAATCCGCCATTATCGATTTTGAGAACTTGTTAACTGATGATGGCAAACAAGCTTTAGCTACGCAAATGCAGGCTTTGCAAGTCGCTTTGAGCAGTGACAATCTAGCTGAAATTGAAGCTCAGCAAGCCAAACTTAAGCCATTGAGCGATGCTTTCGCTGCTAGCATTATGAATCAGAGTGTAAAAACTAGCATGGCGGGTACTAGTGCCAAAGACTGGTAG
- the hscB gene encoding Fe-S protein assembly co-chaperone HscB — protein MTLVNNAQSEAQFDNFFVLFEQPVQFELSQESLDHRLRTLQKRYHPDNLAKINANNINASTDNQTLQQHSEQASAIINQAYQTLSNADSRATYMLDMAGQAESLDQSIADLEFLDDAMQLRIELEEAIEDKDRLALQQLHPQITQRLDKQSLRFKQAYQQQDWQTAIDATQKLKFLVKLNADITTALDELVNTIQDDDDLYV, from the coding sequence ATGACTTTAGTCAATAATGCGCAGTCAGAGGCTCAGTTTGATAATTTTTTTGTATTATTTGAGCAGCCTGTTCAGTTTGAACTATCGCAAGAGTCTCTAGATCATCGTCTTCGTACCCTACAAAAGCGTTATCATCCTGATAATTTAGCAAAGATTAATGCTAATAATATTAATGCAAGTACTGATAATCAGACTTTACAACAACACTCTGAGCAAGCTTCCGCTATCATCAATCAAGCTTACCAGACGCTGAGTAACGCTGACAGCCGAGCTACTTATATGCTCGATATGGCTGGACAAGCTGAGAGCCTAGATCAATCGATTGCTGATTTGGAGTTTTTAGATGATGCTATGCAATTGCGTATCGAGCTAGAAGAGGCTATTGAAGATAAAGATCGTCTAGCATTACAGCAGTTGCATCCGCAGATTACCCAGCGCCTAGATAAGCAATCTTTACGTTTTAAGCAAGCTTACCAGCAGCAAGACTGGCAAACAGCTATCGACGCTACACAAAAACTAAAGTTCTTAGTTAAGTTAAATGCAGATATCACTACCGCGTTAGATGAATTAGTGAATACTATTCAAGATGATGATGATCTATACGTTTAA
- the iscA gene encoding iron-sulfur cluster assembly protein IscA: MIEMTERAAQHVRDFLESRGKGEGIRVGIRTAGCSGLAYVLEFVDTPDENDTRYDSRGVSIFIDPKSLVYLDGLLMDYEKEGLNEGFKFTNPNQKGECGCGESFTV; the protein is encoded by the coding sequence ATGATTGAAATGACAGAACGCGCCGCTCAGCATGTTCGAGATTTTTTGGAGAGTCGGGGCAAAGGTGAAGGTATTCGCGTAGGTATTCGTACCGCCGGTTGTTCAGGTTTAGCTTATGTTTTGGAGTTTGTAGATACTCCTGACGAAAACGACACCCGTTATGATAGCCGCGGTGTGAGTATTTTTATTGATCCTAAAAGCTTAGTATATCTTGATGGCTTGTTGATGGATTATGAAAAAGAGGGCCTAAACGAAGGCTTTAAGTTCACTAACCCTAATCAAAAAGGCGAATGTGGCTGCGGCGAATCTTTTACTGTTTAA
- the iscU gene encoding Fe-S cluster assembly scaffold IscU encodes MAYSDQVIDHYENPRNVGNLDKNAKNVGTGMVGAPACGDVMRLQIQVGDDGIIEDARFKTYGCGSAIASSSLVTEWLKGKSLDQAGEIKNNDIAQELALPPVKVHCSVLAEDAIKAAISDYKGKHGVSDVQEEAAH; translated from the coding sequence ATGGCCTATAGTGACCAAGTTATTGATCATTACGAAAATCCACGCAATGTCGGCAATCTTGATAAAAATGCCAAAAACGTTGGTACCGGTATGGTCGGCGCGCCAGCTTGTGGTGACGTTATGCGTCTACAAATTCAAGTGGGTGACGACGGTATCATTGAAGATGCTCGTTTTAAAACTTATGGCTGCGGCTCTGCTATTGCTTCAAGCTCATTGGTTACTGAGTGGCTAAAAGGCAAAAGCTTGGATCAAGCTGGCGAGATCAAAAACAACGATATCGCTCAAGAGCTAGCATTACCACCGGTAAAAGTGCATTGCTCGGTATTAGCAGAAGATGCCATCAAAGCCGCTATTAGCGACTACAAAGGCAAACACGGTGTAAGCGATGTGCAAGAAGAAGCCGCTCACTAA
- a CDS encoding IscS subfamily cysteine desulfurase produces the protein MSQHNNLIYLDYAATTPVARPVAAKMSEYLTVDGVFGNPASRSHGYGWQAEEAVETARGQVAEVINADPREIVFTSGATESDNLAIKGVAHFYQSRGKHIITSKIEHKAVLDTCRELEQEGFEITYIEPQKGTGLILPEQVQEALRDDTILVSLMVVNNELGTVTDIKAIGEITRAAGVIFHVDAAQAVGKIKIDAETTKFDLMSFSGHKAYGPKGIGALFVRRKPRIRLKAEQHGGGHERGMRSGTLPTHQIVGLGAAFSLAEEKREEDHAHAAKLRQKLWDGLQDIEEIYLNGDLEHSVPNIINISFNFVEGESLMMSLKDLAVSSGSACTSATLEPSYVLRAIGRPDELAHSSIRFSFGRYTTEEDIDRVIKQMHEAVDKLRALSPLWDMFQDGVDLDSVEWAEH, from the coding sequence ATGAGCCAACATAATAATTTAATATACTTAGACTACGCCGCCACTACTCCTGTCGCTAGACCGGTCGCTGCCAAAATGAGCGAATATTTAACCGTAGATGGAGTCTTTGGTAACCCAGCTTCGCGCTCTCATGGCTATGGTTGGCAAGCTGAGGAAGCAGTAGAGACCGCTCGTGGACAGGTGGCTGAAGTTATTAATGCTGATCCACGTGAGATTGTCTTTACCTCAGGGGCTACTGAGTCTGATAACTTAGCTATCAAGGGCGTCGCTCATTTTTATCAATCTCGTGGTAAGCATATTATCACTAGCAAAATTGAGCACAAAGCCGTATTAGATACTTGCCGTGAGCTTGAGCAAGAAGGCTTTGAGATTACCTATATTGAGCCGCAAAAAGGGACTGGCCTGATATTGCCAGAGCAAGTTCAAGAAGCTTTACGTGATGACACTATCTTAGTCTCTTTAATGGTAGTAAATAATGAATTAGGCACTGTTACTGATATCAAAGCTATTGGCGAGATTACTCGAGCTGCTGGCGTTATTTTCCATGTAGATGCTGCGCAAGCGGTTGGCAAGATAAAGATTGATGCTGAGACTACTAAGTTTGACTTAATGAGTTTCTCAGGTCATAAAGCTTATGGTCCTAAAGGCATCGGCGCTTTATTTGTGCGTCGCAAGCCTCGTATTCGCCTAAAAGCTGAGCAACATGGCGGTGGACATGAGCGCGGTATGCGTTCAGGCACCCTTCCTACCCATCAGATTGTTGGTCTAGGAGCTGCCTTTAGCTTAGCGGAAGAAAAACGCGAAGAGGATCATGCTCATGCCGCTAAGCTACGCCAAAAGCTTTGGGATGGTTTGCAAGATATTGAAGAGATTTACTTAAACGGCGATCTTGAGCATAGCGTCCCAAATATTATCAATATTAGCTTTAACTTTGTTGAGGGCGAATCATTAATGATGTCGCTAAAAGACTTAGCGGTCTCATCAGGCTCTGCTTGTACTTCAGCGACGCTTGAGCCCTCTTATGTATTACGTGCTATTGGTCGCCCAGATGAGTTAGCGCATAGCTCTATTCGTTTTAGCTTTGGACGTTATACCACAGAAGAAGACATCGATAGAGTGATCAAGCAGATGCATGAAGCTGTCGATAAATTACGTGCCCTATCCCCTCTTTGGGATATGTTCCAAGACGGGGTTGATCTTGACTCAGTAGAATGGGCAGAGCACTAA
- a CDS encoding Rrf2 family transcriptional regulator, translating to MRLTTRGRYAVTALLDLALQSSQQDGAVSLSDIAKRQSISISYLEQLFSKLRKRGLVTSIRGASGGYYLSKPLDEIDVMSIILAVDESVNAMQCEGRGDCQGGTMCLTHDLWCALSNHIEQYLKNITLAQLLDMKNVQSISDRQHNIFEEISSKDINTITLSTSEANPA from the coding sequence ATGCGTTTAACTACCCGAGGCAGATACGCTGTTACTGCATTATTAGATCTAGCATTACAAAGCAGTCAGCAAGATGGCGCCGTTTCTCTCTCTGATATTGCTAAGCGTCAATCTATATCTATCTCTTATTTAGAACAGTTGTTTTCCAAATTGCGTAAGCGTGGATTGGTGACTAGTATTCGCGGCGCTTCAGGAGGCTATTATCTCTCAAAACCTCTTGATGAGATAGACGTAATGAGCATTATTTTGGCCGTCGATGAATCTGTCAATGCTATGCAATGTGAAGGACGCGGTGATTGTCAGGGCGGTACTATGTGTTTGACTCATGATTTATGGTGTGCACTGTCCAATCACATCGAGCAGTACTTGAAAAATATAACTTTAGCACAACTATTAGATATGAAAAACGTGCAATCCATCTCAGATCGTCAGCACAATATTTTTGAAGAGATCTCTAGCAAAGATATCAATACTATTACTTTATCGACTAGCGAGGCAAACCCAGCATGA
- a CDS encoding HU family DNA-binding protein yields the protein MNKSELIDSIADKSGLNKTQAGDALNAVMESVGEALEAGESISLVGFGTFSVKDRKARTGRNPKTGEELAIPASKVPSFKAGKNLKERLN from the coding sequence ATGAATAAGTCAGAATTAATCGATAGCATTGCAGACAAAAGCGGCCTAAATAAGACCCAAGCTGGTGATGCATTGAACGCTGTTATGGAAAGCGTTGGTGAAGCATTAGAAGCTGGTGAGAGTATCTCATTGGTTGGTTTTGGTACTTTTAGCGTAAAAGACCGTAAAGCACGTACTGGCCGTAACCCTAAGACTGGTGAAGAGTTGGCTATTCCAGCTAGCAAAGTACCAAGCTTTAAAGCTGGTAAAAACCTAAAAGAGCGTTTGAACTAA